In Paenibacillus protaetiae, the genomic stretch GCAGTTGGGCTCCGATGTGCTGTACATCCGGCCGTTCCCGGGCATCGACTATTCGCATTATCATTTTTCAAGCCATGCGCCCAAAGCGGTGCTGCATGATTTATACCATTCGGGGACGGCCAGCGTGAGCGGGCAAGCCCGCCATTCCGTGCTGGCATTCGCCGAATATTGCCGCGAGCAGGGGGTCGATTTGTATTTATGCCCGCTGAAGGACGGAAGCGGCGCTTTGTACGCCTCGTCGCTGAAGCTGATTGAAGCGGGCGTTACGTTTATCGAGCGCATGTCGGTTGAGGCGGCGCTGATGAAGCTGATTTTTGCTTACTCCCGGTTTGACAGCCGTGCACAGGTTCGGGAATATGTGCTTGATGAAACCGTGTTTTTTGAGCATATTGGACCTTAAGCGGCTTTTATGCTTCATCGTGCGCCGCCAGTTGGCAGTAGGATGAAGCAGTTATGCATTCGATTATAAAAAGGAGAGATTTGTATGCCAAATGTACAGATTGGCCAAGCCGTACCTGATTTTACGCTGCCGGCCTCAACAGGCGGGACGATTTCGCTGAGCGATTATGCCGGCAAAAAGCTCGTCATTTATTTTTACCCGCGCGATATGACGCCGGGCTGTACGACGGAATCATGCGAGTTCCGCGATTACAACGGCCAGTTTCAGTCGAACAACACGGAAGTGATCGGCATCAGCCCGGATGATTTGGCTTCGCATGATGAATTTATCCGGATGCATGAGCTGCCGTTCCCGCTGCTTGCCGATACGGAGCATCAGGTGGCGGAGCTGTTTGGCGTATGGAAGCAGCGTGAATTTAACGGCCAGCGTTTTATGGGCATTGAGCGCTCTACGTTCCTGATTGATGAGAACGGCAAGCTGGCGAAGGAATGGCGCAGCGTAACGGTCGACGGCCATGTGCAAGAGGTGCTGGAGGCGGCCAAGCAGGCTTAAGCGGAAACCTGCAGCCCTGCAGCCGGAATGGATACAAGCCAAAAAGCTGCTGTAAAGCCGGGTCTGACCCCTGTTAGGATGACAGGTCAGTCCATGGGCTGCACAGCAGCTTTTTGTTATTAACAAAGCCGGAAATCAGCTTTCGCGGTAAACATACGGATCTTTAGGAGCGTCGATCTTGTTCCACGAATCGACCTTCAGCACCGGGATCGTTTGCTTAAACGGCTGGTACAGCTCCCAGGTCAGCTTGCCGGAGACGTGAAGCCAGTCGTTGTCGTTCAGGTTTGTATTTTCGGGGAACTCAACCAGCATGCCGAATACGCCGGAATCGGCTACGCAATGGATGAAGCCGAAGCGGAATACGAAATAATGCGTGCCGTCCACTTGTTCTCCTTTGTAAGCAAAGCCGTCAAACGAAATCGTTTTGCCCATAAAGTTGCCGGGATAGTTATAGATTGTTTCCATTCCTCTTAAATAGTTGGAATCGTTCAGATCAACCGTGTCCAGCGGCTCAAATTCTTTTAATTCCTTGCTTTTTAATTTGTCATAACCTTCCTTGCCGTAATAAACGCTCATGTCCGGCTTCAGAAACTGATGCTCGCCCGGGTTGTCGGCGGAGGCGTCAAATGAAGGGAATGAGAAGCCTTTTGCTTTGACAAAGCTGGAATCCAGCGTCTGGACAGGCAGCAGAATACCGGTCGCAATCGGGAAAAACAAAATAATATACGTCAGCGCCCGTTTCCATAGTTTCGAATCGCCGTGGCTGTGATCATGCCCGTGATGATGATCATGCCCATGATGGTGATCGTGGTCATGATGATGGGCGTGGTCATGATGATTCGCATGGCCGCCATGAACATGGCTGTGACTGCTGTGGTCGTGGTCGTGGGCAGCATGATCATGAACCTGCCCGTTTCCGGCATAGGGATGCCCATGTCCGTCATGGCCATGCGCATGCCCTTCGTACACATGCTCAAGCGGGTGCTCTTCATGCGTGTGTCCGTGCGTATGCCTGCCGGCATCGGCTGCGCAGCCGCATGATGACGCCGCTGCTTCTTTTTCGAGCTGCCGGCCGCCTTCTTTTTCCTTGTTCATCTTTCGCGTCTCGTCCCCGTAAACTTTGAAAAATTGGACGATGCACAAAATCGACAGCATGACGATGGCGCTGATCGACAGGTAGGCATATTTGGTGTTGATATATTTGTTTAAGTCCCCGCTAATATGCATATATGCAAACATAAATACAAAGCCCATCAGCACGTATAAACGGATCATCCAAACAACCTCCCTACAATTAATGAGCCAATCAGCGTAAATACGGTTACGAGGCCAATGAGCCAAGCGACGAATTTGCCGCGGAAAGCGGCCGTCAGCATAAGCGTGTTTTTAATATCAATCATCGGGCCATACACGAGAAACGCCGACAACGCGCCGGTCGAGAAGGTTGTCCGAAACGAAGAAGCGATAAATGCATCCGCTTCCGAGCATAACGACATCGTGAAGGCGAGTCCGATCATGACCAGCGAAGAAGTGACCGGGTTGCTGCCCATATGGAGCAGCGTCGTGGTTGGAATAAACGTTTGCATCGCAGCAGCGATAAAAGCGCCAAGCACCAAATATTTGCCCACGGAAAAAAACTCGTCCACCGCATGGCTGAGCACATCTTTAATTTGCATGCCCCATGGCCGGCGCACCGGCGCAACGGAAGCCTCGATGGCGGCTGCCGACTCCTCCGGGAACCGGAGCGGAGTTTTCTTGAACATATACCCTAATATAATGGCGGTGCAAAAGGCGACGCCCAAAGCTGTAAAGCCGCGAATGCCAACCATCCGCCAGTCGTTGCCAAATGCGATATAAGTGGCAAACAGCACGATCGGGTTAATGACCGGTCCGGTCAGCATAAAAGCGACAGCCGCATGAAGCGGCATGCCTTTGCCCATCAGCCGGCGGGTAATCGGTACAATTCCGCATTCGCAGGAAGGGAAAAACAAGCCGATGCCGCAGCCGACCAGCGTAGCGAGAACCCGGTTTTTAGGCATGATGCGGGCGATAAAGCGTTCGGTCACAAAAATTTGAATAAAGCCGGATAATAACACGCCCAGCAAAATAAAAGGTATAGCCTCCATCACCATACTTAAAAAGATGGTGTTCAGCTGCAGAAACGTCTTCATAGGTCCCTCCCGTAAAATAGGCATAACTGCCATAAGAAAAAGCTGCCCCCGCAGGCCATTCGGCCCGCAGGAGCAGCCTCCTTGTCAACGATCAGCATAAGTTCAATAGGGAGAACCTAGTCGAAGCCGGATACGTTTTTGTTCGATGTTTTAACCGCATCCTCGCGGTCCGGAAGCTGGTTTACATAGCTGTCGGACAAATTCAGCAGCTGCAGCGCGTTGTTGAACTGCTCCTGCGATACTTGTGCCGGGCTTGTTGCAGCGCCGCCGTAAGGATGGTGCGTGCCGTCATCATAACCGCTGCCCGAAATAAACATTTCGTCGCTCGTCAGCAGCGAGCCCGTTGGCATGTAATAACGCTGCGGTATCAGGTTCTTCGTGGTGTTCAGCAAATCCTGGCCAAAGTGGATATGGTCATTCAGCGACACGCCAAGCAGGTTCGCCACCGTCGGCAAAATATCGATCTCGCCGCCAAGCTGCGTATGTTCGGCAGCCGGCATACCCGGCACGGAAATGATCAGCGGAATGTTCATCATATCATCATAGCTGTAATCATGGCCGTAAATTTCCTTCATCAAGTCCTTCTCATCGTTATTCAGCGAGAAGATGGGCAGACCCATATGGTCGCCGTACAGCACTACAACACTGTTGTCCCAAATGCCGCGCTGCTTCAAGTCGGCAATAAACTGGCCAAGAGCGTAATCGGCATAATTCTGCGCGCGGATATAATCGCCTACAAGCGTATGCTCATAACGGTCCGGCAAGGTCATCTTATATTTGCTTTCCGGTATCGTAAACGGATGATGCGCCGACATCGTTATAATTTGCGTGTAATACGGCGTACCGGTGTTCGTCATATTTTGCAGCTCTTCAGCGGTTTTCTTGAACAGCACCTCGTCGGACGCGCCGAAGAAAAACTCGTCATCATTGCCGAAAAACTTCTGATCGTAATATTTGTCCCAGCCGACCGCTTTGTACAGCTCGCCGCGGTTCCAGAACTCAACGGTGTTCGTATGGAAGGTAGCCGTATTATATCCGCTTGCTTCCATCAGCTTCGGAAGGCTCGGCAGCTGCTTGCCGACATAACGCATCGTAGCGGCGCCTTCTTCCGGAATATAAAACGATGTATTCACGACAAACTCGGCATCGGACGTATTGCCTTGTCCAACCATCTGGAAGAAGTGGTTGAAATATTGGCTGTCTTTTACGAGTTTATTTAAGTTTGGCGTAATTTCCTGGCCGTCGATCTTTAAATTAATAAGGAAGTTCTGGAATGATTCCATTTGGATAATAATCAGGTTTTTGCCTTTGGCTGCCCCAAAATATTGCGGCGCGGCGCTTGGCTGGATGTTTTTAAGCGAATTGATTTTATCCTGCGTAATTTCCGAAGCGTCCACCAGTTTCTCCTCGTCTTTCTTAAAGAGGGAATACGCTTCATAGTTGAGAATGCCCATTTGCTCGGCTTTCACGATTTCGTTCATGCTCGCCCGGTTCGGCAGAATGTTGAACAGGCAAAGCGCCAGCGAAATGCCAAACAAGGTGGCGATGACGCTGCGGCGAACGCGCCTTTGGCTTTTTTGCTTCCAGTTTACCGCTTTGTTGCGGCGTATGAGGAAGTAACCGATGATAATAATATCAATAAAGATAAACAGATAGTACGGGTCCATCAAAGAGAAGACGCTGTTTTTAACCGCGGTTACCTGATTGACCTGCTCGAAGGCGTGGTAAGTGGCTATGACGCCGTAATACTTGAAGTACATAAATACGCCGAAGAAAATGGCAGTTACAAGCAAATTCACAATTAAGTAGTAGAGCAGCTTTCGTTTCGTTGCAAACCATTCGATTGCGCAAAACAAAATAAGCGTGAACGGTATTTCTTTAAGCAAAGTCGTCCAGAGCGGGCCGCCGTTAAACACAACCATCCAGGCAATGCAGCTTTTGACCAAAATAATAATGGAAAACAGGATGATCGGGCTTGGGCTGAATAATCGCTTGCTCGCTTTTGATGCCACCAAATTTCGCCTTCCTTTCAAAGCAAAAACAGGCGTAGTTTTCTAAAAAAGATAGAAGTAGATTAGCCTGTTTTTCGTTGCTGAATATATGCTCACTAATTTCTAGACAACATTATGCTCCTTTTCAACGCCGCTGTCAAAAGCCAGTAATAGGCTTCTTGTCCACTTTCATTTGAAAGCTATAATAGGGTATGATAGAGCAGGCGATCATAGATATGCTAAAATGCCAGGTTAGGAGAATCAACATGAGTAGAGGAATGTCGAGGAAGAAAAAAAGAGCGCGCGCTCTGCTGCTGTTTGTCGTGGTATGTATCGTAGCCATTGGCGGTTACCAATGGATTTCGAATTCAGATACGTTTGCCGAAACAGATAACAGCGGATCAAATACGGTTGACGCTGGCACGAACGGCGGACAAGCTTCGCCATCCCCGTCGGATTCTCCCGCCCCTTCGGACGGAAATGGCGGTATGGATGCCGGACAGCCGTCGGATTCACCGTCTGCCGACCCAAGCGAAACGCCTTCTGCAACGCCTGAACATCGGGAAGTGAATGCGGATGGCATTCCGGTAGCGGCGCAGGCAGACAGCATTACAGCTTTAATTAATAAGGAAAACTCGCTGCCGGACGATTTTGATCCGACCGATCTCGTTTACCCGGATGTGCCTTTTATATTTAAGGAAAAGATCGAAAAACGGATGATGCGGAAGGAAGCGGCCGGAGCGCTGGAGAAGCTGTTTGCCGGCGCGGAGAAAGACGGCATTCATTTGGCCGGCGTATCGGCCTACCGTTCCTATAAGACGCAGCGGACGCTGTTTGACAATTACGTCAAAAAAGACGGCTATGACAAGGCGCGCACGTACAGCGCGATCCCGGGCACAAGCGAGCATCAGACCGGGCTTGCGATCGACGTTTCGGGCAGTGACGGCAAATGCGCAGCGGAAAGCTGCTTTGGCGGCACGCCGGAAGCGACTTGGCTCGCGGCGCACGCTTCGGAATACGGGTTTATTATCCGTTATCCGGAGGGGAAAGAGAACATTACCGGCTACAAATATGAGCCTTGGCATTTGCGTTATGTAGGCGAGGATCTGGCCAAGGAGCTGGATAGCAAAGGCGAGACGTTGGAAGAATATTATAATACGGTTCCGGTTAACCAATAAGGCACAGCCGCTTGATGAAGGCAACGCCGATTACGCCGTGCGCAGGCGCGGATGTAATCGGCGTTGCCCATTATACTGCGGACAGGTGCAGATATAATCGGCGCTGTCAATTATACCGCGGGCGGATGCGGAGAAATCGGCGCTGCCCGGTTATGCCGCAATGATGGCGCGGCGTAAACCGGACAGCGCCGGGCCTTGCGGTTAAATCTTTGGTTCGAATGTTTTGCAGTCGGTTTCTTCGGAATGAGAAGCGGATTTGTTCCGGTTGTTGACTACATAAATGGAGGAAGCAGCGCATTGATTGCCTGCAGCCCAATATTTGCAAGAGTTTACTTCGCACAGTACATCTTTTGCCATCGCCATCACCTCCTCCTTAACTGAGCTGAGCGCCGCATCCGGGCTTGGACCCAAACGCCGTAACTGCGGCTCTTGTTAATTAGCATGGACAAACGATATATCGCTTTATACAAAAGAAAGGACGGATTTCGATGATAAAAAATGTTTATTTTAATCATGACGGCGGGGTTGATGATCTGATCTCCCTGTTTTTGCTGCTGCAAATGAAAGAAGTGAAGCTGACGGGGATTTCCGTTATTCCTGCCGACGGTTATTTGGAGCCTGGCGTGAAAGCAAGCCGCAAAATTATCGACCGCTTTGGCGGTGCGGACAATGCGAACCTGGAAGTGGCGCGCTCGAATTCGCGCGGGGTTAACCCGTTTCCGGCGGAATGGAGAATGCATACGTTTTTTGTAGATGCGCTGCCGATTTTGAATGAAACCGGACAAATGAAGGCGCCGGAGGCGGCATTGCCGGCCCATCGCCATATGATTGAAACGATTAAGAAAACCGAAGGCCAAACGACGCTGCTGTTTACAGGCCCGCTGACGGACCTTGCCAGAGCGTTAGATGAAGCGCCGGAGATTGAAGCCAAGATTGAACGCTTGTACTGGATGGGCGGCACGTTCCTGGAGGCCGGCAACGTACAGGAGCCGGAGCATGACGGCACGGCGGAGTGGAACGCATTCTGGGATCCGGAAGCGGTAGAGCGTGTATTTGCAAGCGGTTTAAACGTGACGATGGTGGCGCTGGAAAGCACCAACAAAGTGCCGCTGACAATGCCGGTCCGCAACCGCTGGGCTTCGCTGCGCAAGCATGAAGGGCTTGATTTTATGGGCCAATGTTACGCGATGTGCCCGCCGCTTGTCTTTATGGAGACGAACTCGACCTATTATTTGTGGGATGTGCTGACAACAGCGATTGTAGGCGAACCGGGGCTTGTAGAGGAGAAGACAGTGAACGCCAAAGCGATCAGCTCAGGGCCGAGCCAAGGCCGAACCGTGGAAGCGGCGGATGGCCGTCCGGTCAGCCTTGTCTATGATGTCGATCCTGTTCGGTTTTTTGACTACATTACGGAGCTTGGGCAATCGGCCAAGCTGAACTAACGTCTAATCCATCTCATAGATGGAACCCGATTTGCTCGCGTACAGCTCGGCATATACTTTTTCTGCATAAGCATCCGTCATGCCGGCGATATAATCCGCGACAAAACGCGGCCAGCTCCACACGTTGCGGTGCAGCTCGAAGCTTTCGATCCAGTCCGGCGGAATAATAAGCTTGCCGTTCTCGGGAAGAATAAAGCTGTCCCATAACCGGCGCAGCATAATTTCGCTTCTTTTTTGCAGGCGCTGTACGCGAAAATCTTTAATCAGCGTCACCCATGCGAGCTTCTTCAATATTTCCATCGTGCGGAGAAGCTCCATATCTTTATGGCCGCCGTTCACCAGCGTGACCTGCTTCCAGCCTTTTGCCGGATCGTCAATAATGCCGACTTTGCCCGCAAACATGCTGACCCAGCGCGCTTTCATTTCTCTCCTCGTGCGTGAAGGCTCTTGATCATAATTAACGTACAACGATTCCCATTGTTCCAAATACAAATCAAGCACTCGCCGTACCATAGCCGGAATATCGACTTGATCCCAATTCAAATCTTTGTTGCCTTGATCTTCGACAATTTCCTGAACCAGATGGCTGATGAGCCGGTTGTCTTCAAAAAACGTGCGGTTCATTTGGATTTTGCCGGCACGAATGCCGTCTTCGATATCATGGGTCGAATAAGCGATATCGTCGCATAAATCCATAAGCTGCGCTTCCAGCGTCGATGCCCCTGCAGGAAGCTTCCACAAGTCGCGGATGGCGCCGATTTCCTGCCATTCCGTCTGATACAGCCCTTTGAGCCTGCCGGGCTCATCCAGGCAATACGGATATTTATTAATGGCCAGGAGCACTGCTGCCGTCAAATCCATCCCGCTGCCGCTGCCGGCGCGTTTCTCCAGAAACATAAGGATGCGGTAGTTTTGCGCGTTTCCTTCATATTTCATGCCATGCTGCTTTTGCAGCAGATCGTTCAGCACTTCTTCGCCTTTATGGCCAAACGGCGGATGGCCCAAATCATGGGCGAGCGCTGCAATTTCCACGACGGCGGGGTCGAGCATAAGACCCGGATGCTCTTTCGCCGACAAGAACGGATACTGCTTGCCGAGCCGCCGCGCAACTTCGCGCGCAATTTGGGATACTTCCAGCGAATGGGTCAGCCTCGTCCGGTAATAATCGCCGGAGCCCGCGCCAAATACTTGCGATTTCCCTTGCAGCCTGCGGAAGGCGGGCGATTGAATCAGCCTGGCATAATCGCGTTCATATTCATCCCGTTCCTCGCTGAAGGTGCCAAGGGAAGGTTCGTCCAAGCGCATTTTTCTCAAATCCATAGCAAGTCTCCTTTCAGTGAGGCTGGTATTTGCAAAATTGTAGCATACTTCGACCAATTTCTCCTACTTGAACATGACATGATACATAGAGTATGATTCCATTAACTTTTGTAATTTATTGAAACTCAAGGAGTTTGTATATGAATATTTGGCAGGACGTCTATACGTTTATTACCGTTGCCAACATCTTTCTGGCGCTGATTGTCGTTTTTTTCGAAAGGCGCAACCCTACGTCCAGCTGGGCATGGCTGATGGTTCTATATTTCATCCCGGTAATCGGCTTTATTCTTTATCTCGTGATCGGCCAAAAGTTCCGCAAACGCCAGCTGTCCCGGCTGCTGGGAGACCGGCAGCGGATCATTGAGGACACGATAGACTGGCAGAAAGAAATGATGGCGGGCAGGCGTTACCGGTTCCAGGACGAAGCGATGAGCAGCTATCAGGATATGGTTCTGATGAATTTAGAGACCGGCAATTCGCTTTTTACTGATAATAATGAGATCGAGACGTTCACCGACGGCGTCAGCAAATTTGACGCGCTTATCCGCGATATTATGTCTGCAAAACATCATATTCATCTCGTTTATTACATTGTGCGCGGGGACAAGCTGGGGCACCGGTTAATTCATGCGCTGACCGAAAAAGCGAAGCAGGGCATTGAAGTGCGTTTTTTGTATGACTACATCGGCAGCATCCGGGTGAAAAAACGGCTGTTCAAGCCGCTGATCGAGGCGGGCGGACTGGTCAGGGCATTTTTTCCGACCCGGTTTCCGTTTATCAATTTTAAAATCAACTACCGCAATCATCGCAAACTGGGCATTATCGACGGCAACATTGGTTACATCGGCGGGTTTAATATCGGCGACGAATATTTGGGGCTGAACAAGCATTTTGGCGCGTGGCGGGATACGCATTTGCGGGTGAAGGGATTTGCCGTCCATCAAATGCAGGCGCAGTTTCTGATGGACTGGAATCTCGCTTCCTCGGGCAAAGTCGAGCTGAAGGAAGCGTATTTCCCTTCCAATTCCGACAGCCGGGGCAAAATCGGCATGCAGCTGCTCGCCAGCGGCCCGGACTCTGCGTTTGAGGAAATTAAAGCGGCTTATATTAAAATGATCCATTCCGCCAAAAAAACGGTCTATTTGCAGACGCCTTATTTTGTGCCGGACAGCAGCATGATGACGGCGTTGCGCATCGCCGCGAAATCGGGCGTAGAGGTGAATGTGATGCTGCCGAGCAAGCCGGACCACTTTTTTGTTTATTGGGCGACCCAGTCTTATATCGGCGAGCTGCTGCGGTTTGGCGCAAAGGTGTACCATTACCAGGAAGGCTTCCTCCATGCCAAAATGCTGGTCATCGACGGAATGGTCGCTTCGGTCGGCACCGCCAATATTGATATTCGCAGCTTCCGGCTGAATTTTGAAATGAATGCCTTTATTTATGATTCGGAAACGGCCTGCAAGCTGCAGCGCATCTATGAGAAAGATATGGCGAGCTGTATCGAATTAACGTTAGAAGGATACGGCAGCCGGCCGTATTTCAACCGGTTTAAAGAATCGGTCAGCCGGCTGCTCTCGCCGATTCTGTAAGCCGGCTGCAGCATCAGGCGCCCGCAGCAGTTTTGCACACATGCAGATGAAT encodes the following:
- the bcp gene encoding thioredoxin-dependent thiol peroxidase; this encodes MPNVQIGQAVPDFTLPASTGGTISLSDYAGKKLVIYFYPRDMTPGCTTESCEFRDYNGQFQSNNTEVIGISPDDLASHDEFIRMHELPFPLLADTEHQVAELFGVWKQREFNGQRFMGIERSTFLIDENGKLAKEWRSVTVDGHVQEVLEAAKQA
- a CDS encoding TIGR03943 family putative permease subunit, with the translated sequence MIRLYVLMGFVFMFAYMHISGDLNKYINTKYAYLSISAIVMLSILCIVQFFKVYGDETRKMNKEKEGGRQLEKEAAASSCGCAADAGRHTHGHTHEEHPLEHVYEGHAHGHDGHGHPYAGNGQVHDHAAHDHDHSSHSHVHGGHANHHDHAHHHDHDHHHGHDHHHGHDHSHGDSKLWKRALTYIILFFPIATGILLPVQTLDSSFVKAKGFSFPSFDASADNPGEHQFLKPDMSVYYGKEGYDKLKSKELKEFEPLDTVDLNDSNYLRGMETIYNYPGNFMGKTISFDGFAYKGEQVDGTHYFVFRFGFIHCVADSGVFGMLVEFPENTNLNDNDWLHVSGKLTWELYQPFKQTIPVLKVDSWNKIDAPKDPYVYRES
- a CDS encoding permease, with the protein product MKTFLQLNTIFLSMVMEAIPFILLGVLLSGFIQIFVTERFIARIMPKNRVLATLVGCGIGLFFPSCECGIVPITRRLMGKGMPLHAAVAFMLTGPVINPIVLFATYIAFGNDWRMVGIRGFTALGVAFCTAIILGYMFKKTPLRFPEESAAAIEASVAPVRRPWGMQIKDVLSHAVDEFFSVGKYLVLGAFIAAAMQTFIPTTTLLHMGSNPVTSSLVMIGLAFTMSLCSEADAFIASSFRTTFSTGALSAFLVYGPMIDIKNTLMLTAAFRGKFVAWLIGLVTVFTLIGSLIVGRLFG
- a CDS encoding LTA synthase family protein, whose amino-acid sequence is MASKASKRLFSPSPIILFSIIILVKSCIAWMVVFNGGPLWTTLLKEIPFTLILFCAIEWFATKRKLLYYLIVNLLVTAIFFGVFMYFKYYGVIATYHAFEQVNQVTAVKNSVFSLMDPYYLFIFIDIIIIGYFLIRRNKAVNWKQKSQRRVRRSVIATLFGISLALCLFNILPNRASMNEIVKAEQMGILNYEAYSLFKKDEEKLVDASEITQDKINSLKNIQPSAAPQYFGAAKGKNLIIIQMESFQNFLINLKIDGQEITPNLNKLVKDSQYFNHFFQMVGQGNTSDAEFVVNTSFYIPEEGAATMRYVGKQLPSLPKLMEASGYNTATFHTNTVEFWNRGELYKAVGWDKYYDQKFFGNDDEFFFGASDEVLFKKTAEELQNMTNTGTPYYTQIITMSAHHPFTIPESKYKMTLPDRYEHTLVGDYIRAQNYADYALGQFIADLKQRGIWDNSVVVLYGDHMGLPIFSLNNDEKDLMKEIYGHDYSYDDMMNIPLIISVPGMPAAEHTQLGGEIDILPTVANLLGVSLNDHIHFGQDLLNTTKNLIPQRYYMPTGSLLTSDEMFISGSGYDDGTHHPYGGAATSPAQVSQEQFNNALQLLNLSDSYVNQLPDREDAVKTSNKNVSGFD
- a CDS encoding M15 family metallopeptidase, with product MSRGMSRKKKRARALLLFVVVCIVAIGGYQWISNSDTFAETDNSGSNTVDAGTNGGQASPSPSDSPAPSDGNGGMDAGQPSDSPSADPSETPSATPEHREVNADGIPVAAQADSITALINKENSLPDDFDPTDLVYPDVPFIFKEKIEKRMMRKEAAGALEKLFAGAEKDGIHLAGVSAYRSYKTQRTLFDNYVKKDGYDKARTYSAIPGTSEHQTGLAIDVSGSDGKCAAESCFGGTPEATWLAAHASEYGFIIRYPEGKENITGYKYEPWHLRYVGEDLAKELDSKGETLEEYYNTVPVNQ
- a CDS encoding DUF1540 domain-containing protein; the protein is MAKDVLCEVNSCKYWAAGNQCAASSIYVVNNRNKSASHSEETDCKTFEPKI
- a CDS encoding nucleoside hydrolase; the encoded protein is MIKNVYFNHDGGVDDLISLFLLLQMKEVKLTGISVIPADGYLEPGVKASRKIIDRFGGADNANLEVARSNSRGVNPFPAEWRMHTFFVDALPILNETGQMKAPEAALPAHRHMIETIKKTEGQTTLLFTGPLTDLARALDEAPEIEAKIERLYWMGGTFLEAGNVQEPEHDGTAEWNAFWDPEAVERVFASGLNVTMVALESTNKVPLTMPVRNRWASLRKHEGLDFMGQCYAMCPPLVFMETNSTYYLWDVLTTAIVGEPGLVEEKTVNAKAISSGPSQGRTVEAADGRPVSLVYDVDPVRFFDYITELGQSAKLN
- a CDS encoding deoxyguanosinetriphosphate triphosphohydrolase family protein — protein: MDLRKMRLDEPSLGTFSEERDEYERDYARLIQSPAFRRLQGKSQVFGAGSGDYYRTRLTHSLEVSQIAREVARRLGKQYPFLSAKEHPGLMLDPAVVEIAALAHDLGHPPFGHKGEEVLNDLLQKQHGMKYEGNAQNYRILMFLEKRAGSGSGMDLTAAVLLAINKYPYCLDEPGRLKGLYQTEWQEIGAIRDLWKLPAGASTLEAQLMDLCDDIAYSTHDIEDGIRAGKIQMNRTFFEDNRLISHLVQEIVEDQGNKDLNWDQVDIPAMVRRVLDLYLEQWESLYVNYDQEPSRTRREMKARWVSMFAGKVGIIDDPAKGWKQVTLVNGGHKDMELLRTMEILKKLAWVTLIKDFRVQRLQKRSEIMLRRLWDSFILPENGKLIIPPDWIESFELHRNVWSWPRFVADYIAGMTDAYAEKVYAELYASKSGSIYEMD
- the cls gene encoding cardiolipin synthase: MNIWQDVYTFITVANIFLALIVVFFERRNPTSSWAWLMVLYFIPVIGFILYLVIGQKFRKRQLSRLLGDRQRIIEDTIDWQKEMMAGRRYRFQDEAMSSYQDMVLMNLETGNSLFTDNNEIETFTDGVSKFDALIRDIMSAKHHIHLVYYIVRGDKLGHRLIHALTEKAKQGIEVRFLYDYIGSIRVKKRLFKPLIEAGGLVRAFFPTRFPFINFKINYRNHRKLGIIDGNIGYIGGFNIGDEYLGLNKHFGAWRDTHLRVKGFAVHQMQAQFLMDWNLASSGKVELKEAYFPSNSDSRGKIGMQLLASGPDSAFEEIKAAYIKMIHSAKKTVYLQTPYFVPDSSMMTALRIAAKSGVEVNVMLPSKPDHFFVYWATQSYIGELLRFGAKVYHYQEGFLHAKMLVIDGMVASVGTANIDIRSFRLNFEMNAFIYDSETACKLQRIYEKDMASCIELTLEGYGSRPYFNRFKESVSRLLSPIL